A stretch of the Tardiphaga sp. 709 genome encodes the following:
- a CDS encoding ABC transporter ATP-binding protein — MSGHLTVENIFTAYDRADVLSGISIDVQPGKITCILGSNGAGKSTLIRSILRLTPPRAGSIAFEGKTLDQMATHEIVGLGIACIPEGRRIFAKMTVEENLRVGAYLVNAEKTVKARLGKVYEVFPRLKERAKQLAGTMSGGEQAMVSIGRGMMTDPKLLIIDEPSLGLSPLFVQENFNIVRRLNETGVTVLLVEQNVNQTLAIAHYGYVLSQGRIIVQGDSEMLAKNEEVQSAYFGGAH, encoded by the coding sequence ATGAGCGGTCATCTCACAGTCGAGAACATCTTCACCGCCTATGATCGGGCCGACGTGCTATCCGGCATTTCGATCGACGTGCAGCCGGGCAAGATCACCTGTATCCTTGGTTCCAATGGTGCCGGCAAGTCGACGCTGATCCGCTCAATTCTGCGGCTGACGCCGCCGCGTGCCGGCTCCATCGCTTTCGAAGGCAAGACGCTCGATCAGATGGCGACCCACGAGATCGTCGGTCTCGGGATTGCTTGCATTCCCGAAGGGCGACGGATCTTCGCGAAGATGACGGTCGAAGAGAATCTTCGGGTCGGCGCCTATCTCGTCAATGCCGAGAAGACAGTCAAAGCGCGCCTTGGCAAGGTGTATGAGGTGTTTCCGCGACTGAAAGAGCGCGCCAAGCAGCTTGCCGGCACCATGTCCGGCGGCGAGCAGGCGATGGTGTCGATCGGCCGCGGAATGATGACGGATCCCAAGCTTCTGATCATCGACGAGCCGTCGCTGGGCCTGTCTCCGCTGTTCGTGCAGGAGAACTTCAACATCGTGCGCCGGCTCAACGAAACCGGCGTGACGGTCCTCCTGGTCGAGCAGAACGTCAACCAGACCCTCGCCATCGCCCATTACGGTTATGTGTTGTCGCAGGGCAGGATTATCGTCCAGGGCGATTCCGAGATGCTGGCAAAGAACGAGGAAGTCCAGAGCGCTTACTTTGGCGGGGCGCACTGA
- a CDS encoding dipeptidase, which produces MSSTIHESAIVVDGLIISDFGRPVFEDMRKGGLTAANCTCCVWEGFEATMRNVVKWKRWFADNDDILKQVYTTADILKAKEEGKTGIILGWQNVTGIEDQIGYLGLFKELGVGIIQMAYNTQNLVGTGCYESKDGGLSDFGREVVAEMNRLGILCDLSHVGSKTSEDVILTSKQPVAYSHCLPAGLKEHPRNKSDEQLRFIVDHGGFVGVTMFPPFLKRGPASTVDDYVEAIEYVIDICGENSVGIGTDFTQGYGQEFFDWITHDKGYGRRLTNFGDVINPEGIRTIGEWPNLTAAMEKRGWKASRIEAVIGKNWVNLLKTVWGA; this is translated from the coding sequence ATGTCCTCAACCATCCATGAAAGCGCCATCGTCGTCGATGGATTGATCATCTCGGATTTCGGGCGTCCGGTCTTCGAGGACATGCGCAAGGGCGGATTGACCGCCGCCAACTGCACTTGCTGCGTCTGGGAAGGCTTCGAAGCTACCATGCGCAATGTGGTCAAGTGGAAGCGCTGGTTCGCAGACAACGACGACATCCTCAAGCAAGTTTACACCACCGCTGACATCCTGAAGGCCAAGGAAGAAGGCAAGACCGGCATCATCCTGGGCTGGCAGAACGTCACCGGTATCGAAGATCAGATCGGCTATCTCGGCCTGTTCAAGGAGCTCGGCGTCGGCATCATCCAGATGGCCTATAACACGCAGAACCTGGTCGGCACCGGCTGCTACGAGTCCAAGGACGGTGGTTTGTCCGACTTTGGCCGTGAGGTCGTCGCCGAGATGAATCGTCTCGGCATCCTCTGCGACCTGTCGCATGTCGGATCGAAGACCAGCGAAGACGTCATCCTCACCTCCAAGCAACCGGTTGCCTATTCGCACTGCCTGCCAGCCGGCTTGAAGGAGCATCCGCGCAACAAGTCCGACGAGCAGCTGCGCTTCATCGTCGATCACGGCGGCTTTGTGGGCGTCACCATGTTCCCACCTTTCCTGAAGCGCGGTCCGGCATCGACTGTGGACGATTATGTCGAGGCGATCGAATACGTCATCGATATCTGCGGCGAGAACAGCGTCGGCATCGGCACCGACTTCACGCAGGGCTATGGCCAGGAATTCTTCGACTGGATCACCCATGACAAGGGATATGGCCGTCGCCTCACTAATTTCGGCGACGTCATCAATCCCGAAGGCATCAGGACTATCGGCGAATGGCCGAATCTCACGGCCGCTATGGAGAAGCGCGGCTGGAAGGCCTCACGCATCGAGGCCGTCATTGGCAAGAACTGGGTCAATCTCCTGAAGACTGTCTGGGGGGCCTGA
- a CDS encoding DUF5943 domain-containing protein has protein sequence MGKPQVDINVDDQTGRWSVDATNMILVPQHFYMNNHFAIEAAVGAEELERILRPAGHRSAYYWCEKEAEFHGMSGVDVFRHYMRRITQRGWGQFDVLDVSPEAGTATVRLRNSAMVDGERRNSGRKVCYMFASWLEGSLEYVAASAGREVRLRAQEVYCEAEGAHDHCLFKVEPA, from the coding sequence ATGGGGAAGCCGCAGGTTGACATCAATGTCGATGACCAGACCGGGCGTTGGTCGGTCGACGCGACCAATATGATCTTGGTGCCGCAGCATTTTTACATGAACAACCACTTTGCCATCGAGGCGGCAGTGGGCGCTGAGGAACTCGAGCGCATTCTGCGACCGGCCGGCCATCGCTCGGCCTATTACTGGTGCGAGAAGGAAGCCGAATTTCACGGCATGTCCGGCGTCGATGTGTTCCGTCACTATATGCGCCGCATCACGCAGCGCGGATGGGGCCAGTTCGACGTCCTCGACGTGTCGCCGGAAGCAGGGACGGCGACAGTGCGCTTGCGAAATTCGGCAATGGTTGATGGCGAGCGCCGCAACAGTGGTCGCAAGGTGTGTTACATGTTTGCGTCTTGGCTCGAGGGCTCGCTCGAATATGTTGCCGCAAGTGCCGGTCGTGAGGTCAGGTTGCGGGCGCAGGAGGTCTATTGCGAGGCCGAAGGCGCTCACGATCATTGTCTGTTTAAGGTCGAGCCGGCTTAA
- a CDS encoding hydrolase, which produces MSFQEMLTPQNSAIALIDFQPAMFQGVQSHDRLVTLNNVQILAKAAKLFKIPTVLTTVAAESFSGPFIPEVVSLFPGQEIIDRTSMNSWLDANFRKAVAATGRKKFVIAGLWTEACVIFPTLDMLREGFEIYIAADACGDLSPEAHERAMQRAIQAGAVPITSSQYAYELQQDWARSETYEGMMDIQRAHSPYGIQIRFSKWALGEHASEGGSAK; this is translated from the coding sequence ATGTCATTTCAGGAAATGCTGACCCCGCAGAATAGCGCTATCGCGCTGATCGATTTTCAGCCCGCGATGTTCCAGGGTGTCCAGTCGCATGATCGTCTTGTCACATTGAACAACGTCCAGATTCTTGCAAAAGCTGCGAAGCTGTTCAAGATTCCAACCGTTCTCACCACCGTCGCGGCGGAGTCGTTTTCGGGCCCATTCATCCCCGAGGTGGTGTCGCTGTTTCCGGGACAGGAGATCATCGATCGCACCTCAATGAATTCGTGGCTCGATGCCAACTTCCGAAAGGCCGTTGCCGCCACCGGCCGCAAGAAGTTCGTCATCGCGGGCTTGTGGACCGAGGCTTGCGTGATCTTTCCGACCCTAGACATGCTGCGCGAAGGCTTTGAGATCTACATTGCTGCCGACGCCTGCGGCGATCTCTCGCCGGAAGCGCATGAGCGCGCCATGCAGCGCGCGATCCAGGCTGGCGCGGTGCCGATCACGTCCTCGCAATATGCTTATGAGCTGCAGCAGGATTGGGCGCGCAGCGAGACCTATGAGGGCATGATGGACATCCAGCGTGCACATTCGCCTTACGGCATCCAGATCCGTTTCTCGAAGTGGGCGCTTGGTGAGCACGCCTCCGAAGGCGGCTCGGCCAAGTAA
- a CDS encoding XapX domain-containing protein — MKAHMISLGAGLLVGVIYSLINVRSPAPPVVALVGLLGILVGEQLPPLVRTLWQKEPVVQSWLEQVKPHMFGHLPKGQRSDTRVAGDITPQPPAGG; from the coding sequence ATGAAAGCACATATGATCTCGCTGGGCGCAGGCCTGCTGGTGGGCGTCATCTACAGTCTGATCAATGTGCGCTCTCCGGCGCCACCGGTGGTGGCGCTGGTTGGCCTGCTCGGCATTCTCGTTGGCGAGCAATTGCCGCCGCTGGTGCGCACGCTCTGGCAGAAGGAGCCGGTGGTGCAGTCCTGGCTCGAGCAGGTGAAGCCACACATGTTCGGCCATCTGCCGAAGGGCCAGCGCTCCGATACGCGTGTCGCTGGCGACATAACGCCGCAGCCGCCCGCCGGTGGCTAG